Proteins found in one Acidimicrobiia bacterium genomic segment:
- a CDS encoding histidine kinase, with protein sequence MTDPRYSGDIETSPTGVGGWAIGDPLRLPARGVDVAVAVVVFGASVVNVAAQDAAGISEIPVAGFLMLAIGSVALFWRRSRSPTVLGVVLAMTVAWTAFGYPGNPVFHILVSLYAVGRYFPEGRISLAALAVALAIVGFVQVTDGDTVTEVVTALVVTTLPWYVGRRIRIRRHVARERTEYLESKRATEAQRVIADARAGIARELHDVVAHNVSVMTVQASVARLVVADDPEQAQGAIRAIEEAGRRALDELRHLLGVLRPETASGELGPQPALSQLHELVDQLRHTGMSVSLAADVPSELPVRVDLFAYRIVQEALTNVLKHGGVDATAQVRVEESDGHLDIEVTDTGTAPNTLPGSGQGIVGMQERALLLGGCRKSWWLWVGGARVRGRFRSHW encoded by the coding sequence ATGACTGACCCGCGGTACAGCGGCGATATCGAGACCAGTCCGACGGGTGTTGGCGGCTGGGCGATCGGCGATCCCTTGCGTCTTCCGGCGCGTGGGGTGGACGTCGCTGTGGCGGTCGTTGTCTTCGGCGCCAGTGTCGTGAACGTCGCTGCCCAGGATGCGGCGGGGATCTCGGAGATCCCCGTTGCCGGGTTTCTCATGCTGGCCATCGGCAGCGTCGCTCTGTTCTGGCGGCGCAGCCGGTCCCCAACCGTGTTGGGGGTTGTGCTCGCAATGACGGTCGCCTGGACGGCGTTCGGCTATCCGGGCAATCCGGTATTTCACATCCTGGTGTCGCTGTATGCGGTTGGTCGGTACTTCCCGGAGGGGAGGATCAGCCTGGCGGCGCTGGCCGTCGCACTCGCCATTGTCGGTTTCGTCCAGGTGACCGATGGCGACACTGTCACTGAGGTAGTCACGGCACTGGTTGTGACGACGCTGCCGTGGTACGTGGGGCGTCGGATCCGAATCCGACGCCACGTCGCTCGGGAGCGTACCGAGTATCTGGAATCGAAGCGGGCCACCGAGGCCCAGCGAGTCATCGCCGACGCCCGCGCCGGCATTGCCCGTGAGCTCCACGACGTTGTTGCACATAACGTGAGCGTGATGACCGTGCAGGCGAGTGTCGCCCGACTCGTGGTTGCGGACGATCCCGAACAAGCTCAGGGGGCGATTCGTGCAATAGAGGAAGCTGGACGTAGGGCGCTCGATGAACTCCGCCATCTTCTCGGTGTGCTTCGTCCCGAGACAGCATCCGGCGAGCTCGGTCCCCAACCGGCCCTGAGCCAGCTTCACGAACTCGTGGATCAACTGAGACACACCGGGATGAGCGTCTCGTTGGCCGCAGATGTACCGTCCGAGCTTCCCGTCAGGGTGGATCTGTTTGCGTATCGCATTGTCCAAGAAGCACTCACCAACGTGCTCAAGCACGGCGGTGTCGACGCCACGGCACAGGTGCGCGTTGAAGAATCCGATGGTCACCTCGACATTGAAGTGACCGACACGGGGACGGCCCCAAACACGCTGCCGGGATCGGGCCAGGGGATCGTGGGCATGCAAGAACGCGCTCTCCTGCTAGGTGGCTGCCGAAAAAGTTGGTGGTTGTGGGTCGGGGGTGCTCGCGTTCGGGGTCGTTTTCGGTCACACTGGAG
- a CDS encoding MerR family transcriptional regulator translates to MFAEKVAKDCSGLGDLGGLLLPSPKSTLLFQAGVSVSLTPVTWSRFQVRGPTMATTLTPSQMATHVDLSLDTLRYYKRAGFMPRVQRLPNGHRRYGESDIEWLELVKCLREKGIPVRHIQRCAELSFTGDEAIPERVLLLHEHRTNVVARTAELQSNLEHLDWKLAYHADTFGVTAGEATP, encoded by the coding sequence GTGTTCGCTGAGAAGGTCGCGAAGGATTGCAGCGGCTTGGGCGATCTGGGCGGCCTTCTATTGCCGTCGCCGAAGAGCACCCTGCTCTTCCAGGCAGGCGTCTCGGTCTCACTGACACCGGTAACCTGGAGTCGATTCCAGGTGAGAGGACCGACCATGGCGACAACACTGACACCGTCGCAAATGGCGACGCACGTGGACCTGTCGCTGGACACACTTCGCTATTACAAGCGGGCGGGCTTCATGCCTCGGGTGCAACGGCTCCCCAACGGGCACCGACGCTACGGCGAGTCCGACATCGAATGGCTAGAGCTGGTGAAGTGCCTGCGGGAGAAGGGCATCCCGGTTCGGCACATACAGCGCTGCGCCGAACTGTCCTTCACGGGCGACGAGGCCATTCCCGAGCGGGTGCTGCTGCTCCATGAGCACCGCACCAACGTCGTGGCCCGAACCGCTGAGCTGCAAAGCAATCTGGAACACCTCGACTGGAAACTGGCCTACCACGCCGACACCTTCGGTGTCACCGCGGGAGAAGCCACCCCATGA